From the genome of Aquila chrysaetos chrysaetos chromosome 8, bAquChr1.4, whole genome shotgun sequence:
TGAGTTTATGGTCTATTGCAATTGTCCTGCTGGCCCCCTCTGCTACACAGGCATTAATGATTTTCCTGTTCCATAAGGTTTAATAGCCTGTGAGCCTTTTCTACCCACAGGTGTCTGCTCTCTTTTTCCTCAGCTGGTTTAATCAATTAAGATACCCAGGAGTTAATAAGGACAATTTTATCTCACTTGTATTTAGCTGGAATCTTAGATCAGAGAAAAAGTCCAAAGTCTCTCAGTCCAAAGCTTGTCACCTCATGCTCTCCAAAACAGAGCTGACTGACAATGCACAGGCAAATTTGCATCCCATTTCCCTTTTAAGTGTGATTTAGCTATCCCAATGTAACTTTTCTGACACAAGCTGTTATTTGGAGGGACAATGTTTCTAGATTTTGGGAAGCTGGTGAGACACTGTAATTTCTTACTATAAATAACTCTAACACAGTAGTAGCATAGAAGTATAGCAAGGTCCAATTTGGATCCATCAGCACATTCAGACCTTTTAGACCTGCCTCACCCTCTAGCATGTGACTTGCTGCAGTAGAGAACTCATCAGTCCCCAGCAAACTGAAGAGACAGATAGCTTTGGTAAAAGTTTCAGAGCTATTTGCCAGCAGTCTGAGGACATCGTGTAGTGCCAGGTCTGCATGTTTGCCATCTCTCACTATCTCATCCCAGCCTTAGTGTTGCCCTTCTGCTACAGCTCCTCACCTCTCCTTTCAACCCAGTTTCTCCTTCTACTTTCAGTAGTCTCTGGTTTCCACACTGCTTCCCCCATTTGCCACTTTCCCTACCTTAACCTTCAGTATTTGGccatttcctcttcctcctgcatcTTGCTTGGATGCCACTGGTGGCAGGACCAGTACAGACAAGGCCCTAGCATCTCTCCTTCTGCAGACCAGCCTCTAGTTTTCAGGTGCAGTCCCTGGAAGGTTAGGCTTGATTCGACACAGGTGACTCACCTGCATTTGTCAGATACCAAATCCTCATTTGGAAGTCTGAGGAAACAGAGCTTCTTTGCAAATGGCCACACAGGGGCTTTTGTGTTGTTAACCTGGACAAAGCCAACATTCTCCCATCACATCTGGTTTCAGAAATAGTTAAATACTTTTACATAATACCAGACAAAGCTAATTACCTTTGTATTTTAGGTATTAACTATTTAGGTAATACCAGACAAAGAAGTGACAAATGAAGTCATTAGAGCTTACTGAAATTAAGAAAGCCCCCACCATACATCCACAAATAGAGGACAGCAACTGGATGTGCCTGCTAAAAAGAACTGACAACAGCACATACTGGTaaagtcagaaaagaaacacactgGAGATAAGGGGAATTACAAAGAGAAGTTCAGGTCAAACTACAGTAACAAAGCTACTAACTCTGTCACATCGgattttgaagaaatactgaatcagttaaaaaaaaataaagaagagagTACTTTGGCTACCTTATAAAGTTTTTCACGATGGAGGTAAGTTTTAGTGACTTTTGCTGCAAAATGAGTTAAGTTTTATCTAAGTACTGCACGCTGTTGTTGTAAATCTATACAAGTACATTCCTCCTCTAAATCTCTGGATGTTTGAATAATTTACTTTGTTCATATTAAGACAACACtgcatataattttatttgtagAATACCAAGCTGCAAACAGATATAAAAGCAACAGAACATAAAAACTTGTTATGAAACCAAACTCAAATAATAAAACAGTGCATTTTGCTCTGTTTAATAGTTTAATTTCAATATGATTTCAGTAAAAAGCTTACTCCATTAAACCTGAACATTTCAGCATCCATTATAGTTTCTATAGTGTATTAAAGAATCCTAAGTCACTTTAACAAACATTCTAATTAATATATCCAATAACACAAAGTTTCTGTGAGGAAGTATATAGTAGTTTCCATCGCATGAATGCATATGGACAAAACTATATctaaaaaagccaaaccatTTAACAAGTCTGAACAGATTTGCACTGTGATTAAAGTGAACACAAACAATTTAAAGTGATTTCTAAAATTACAGATTGCGCTAACAAAGgcacactttattttaaatgtagattCACATTTCTAGAAGGTAAAAGTTTTGTGCACAGGCAACTTCAAGTCATTGCGGCACCATCAGTCAAACAACTCGTAACTGCATGTATCTGAACTTTCAATAGAAAGATCTGGTTTCTATTTCTTTAATCCAGTTTTAATagggagaaattaaattagaaacCAGACGGCTCTCCCTCCTATATTTACAGACTGCAAGCTATGCTGCTTTCTCCTCAGAAATCCTAGTTTTCCTGTCAAACTTTGTTAAGCTTCGTAACTATCAACACCCTCACAGTTTGGTCAAAGGCACCACAAACACAGAGTCCCTTTTTGTCAGGGCTCCAGTCTAGGCTAGAAATCGGCTGCGTTGACAGAGTCACATTCTGCAAGAGACTGACAGAACCTGCCACCCCCATCTCAGCTCCTTCAGAATCCTTCTTTGAGCGCTGGGCTGGGTACTCACTGGTgataagaaaagtaaaacaaaaccatgcatTTAGAATTTACTGATGCAAACATATCATTAtcctctttattttcaaaagaagggTCTCCTCTGTTCTATAGATAAGGCAAAtaaatgtcttaaaaataatgaataatcaTATCCAGCTATATCCACCCTGCATACTtagtaaatatttcatgaaagaaaaaatgaggcaGGAAGTTTTGAATCCTGACACCTCTCTCCTATAGCccttcattttttaactgtttggCTTTTGCCACAGGCAAGAAAATTTCATCTCAGCTAGCCCTCTGAAACTTAATGCACCTACTTCACCGCGTTTAGgatgattaaattattttgccatGTAATGTAAGAAGATGTAAACATAAGAATCTTTAAAAGTCCAGGCTTTCAATATTCTCCTCACACATTAACTGCTACCATATCAGAATTTTaagaaatccattttcttccatttatcaCCTTGTTAACCAAGGATATAATTAGATCTTGATTAtgttaagaaaactgaaaaggggaaaattcaCCTGTGCTGTTGTCACATTCTTTTAGGGATTAATCCAAGATTCCAGGTCAAGTACTGACACTGAAATCACCCTTTCTCCTGCATATGTAAGCAATGATTTTAACTAAATATTCTGAGGTTGGAAGCAGAACCCTACTCATAATTTTCAGGAAGATTCTTTCTTAAAACATGAAATGGTTGGTTTCTTATCCCCCCTATTGCAGGCTGGACAGTGATTACTTACTATTTCCAGAGATGAAGGCTCCCAGCTCCTCCACTCGTCATAAATATATCTCTGTTCTGTGGTAGGTGTCGAACCTGCCATATGGTAGATTTTTGtgcctaataaaaaaaaaaaatcagcattgcATAAAAGTCAGTTATGGATGAGCTTCACAAGAAAGGATGCAGAATCTTAAAACGACAATCACTTGTATGAAGAGAACCCAGCCTTCTCATGGTGGATATTGGAACATCTGTTCTAAGGTaccttcccttcctccagccttGTGACCTCTGCCACAGAAGCATCCAATTCCCACACAGGAGAAGCCAAGTCAGGCCTCCAGCACACCCCCTTCTTCAGCAGGGATAAGGCAGCAGCCCTATCAAGGCTACCACTCACTAGTACTTCAGCTTCTTTGGGACTGGCCATGTAAGTGAGCAAGGTTAAAGAGAGGTAAAGTGGCTGCGTAAGCATGTCTTTGGGAACTGCTCTAGAACTACAGGATTCCCAGACTCTTAGGTGACACAGTCACCACAAGGTTAATTTCACTCTCTGACATCTCTTAAAATCATTACTGGAAGGGAATATACTACAAACActgtgcaaacaaaaaaagcaatctaCAATTAGATTTAAATCTCAGCCAGGGCACAGCAAGATAACATAGCAACAGAAATCACTTagggaaaaaccccaacacatgTACTCTGACTTAATGCATATCTGTCTGCAAGAgtccaaaaggaaaagcttaaaTGCAGTGAATGAAAGAtaagaaattccattttcacattttgattATTACAAACACTAATTCAGTAAATACTGTCGTATTATCTAATCAAAGTACTTCCAACATCTTATCTGCTTTGAATGGTGGtatggaaaatattaaagataTTAAGTTGAAACTCAGCTTTTCCTAATTTAGGCAGTCCTGGAGAATTTCAACACAAAAGTTCCTTTTCTCTAATTATCagattttgttcaaaaaaaaaaaaaaaaacaaaacccaaactgtttTATAAACAACTTAAACTAATCAACACAGCGGtcacagatggaagaaaaaaaggttataaGAGTTCTCCATATTTAACAGCCTCCAGACCACTGAGTCTCTCCTACATATCCTTTCACTCACTCTCAATATCCCAATCCAAAAATGTTTGGTTCCGAAGAACAAATAATGATTTCTGTGTCTCATATGAGATCTGGTGACTGCAGGCTGAATAGTGTTTGCAGAGAGCTCACTTTGTTTTGGGATATATTTAAGATTCAGATCTGCATGCTTATCACAATTTAATATGGCCTCCAATAAACATGACTCCCAGACTAGGGGCACAGCTGAGCGCACAGAGGTGCAACTGCAGCAGAACCCAAAGACCAAAGAAGCCCAAACATCAGGTTATAAAAGGGAGGAAACCTGGATGAGTGCTGGCAGCTGGATGCACAGGGGCTCTTCCACTGCTTGCACCTGGGGCCACACCAGCCACACCCCTGCACAGCTTTGTGCCCCAGTAACCTGGACACCTATTACCTATCCAAGGCAATAGTTTTAGACCTGTAGTACTTTGGCAGCCTATATTCAAAAAGTTTGTCTCTTAAGAAATTCTCTGTCTCCCCATACCttctctgaaacagaagcaaaaccttTGGTTGGATGCTGAGTTCTCATATCAAAAACATGAAATTTTCCCTCAAGCGATGTGGCCACTAGCTTGTTCATATTTACATCTTTTCTGTCAAACTCCAGACTGCAAACctggaaatataaaaaaataaaaatacattcagcCTTGAAATTTAGCCACTCCTAAAAAAATGGGTGATTGTgatttgtaaatatatattaatcATTGGTTATTTTTACAATGACATCACCACCAATTTGGAAATAACAAAACCATCTGAAAACATGAATCTACTGAAAAATACCCCATGCTATTCAGACCAAGAATTTGAGGGGTACAATTCCTTGGTACAATCTCAGCAGAAATGTATTCTGGGTAAATTTCACGTAGACAgagtctttttaatttttccatccTACATAGGAGCtggaatgaaaaatacttttatggTTTCCTTACCCCATTCTTAATGTTGGTCTCCCATCGTAGTGACATGGTTTTTAAGTCAAACAATTTAATGTCGCCGTTGTCATATCCAGCACATACAACGCGTTCCTCTTGATTGTAAGCATTGCCTAGacacagagaaagaattaaACAGAATACAGAAACTCTCTTTACTCTGTAAATTTCAGACCTCCTAAGCCTGCAATTTCAACTTACActtatgacagaaaaataatattactATTGGGATATTAAGATTTAATGAACAGTCTGGTTTTCAAACCTGAAAGGTATAGAAAATATAGCTTGAAAACTGGCggtctgtttcttttaaaaatatgaacaaaattCTTATCCCCCCTGCCAAGTATTGCCTAAACTGCACAGACTTAAGTACTGCACACTGTTCCTGTAAACCTATACAAATACGTTCCTTCTCTAAATCTTCATCTGCTATAAACCATGCTCCCCAGACAGCACCACGGCACCGGAGCAGAAAGCGGTTCAGCGGTTCCTTAACCAGCCTCTCAAGCACGAAACGTTAGTGGGACAAGACGACTTTTCTGCAGACACAGACTCGTAGGGAGGCCCTGGGTGTTACCATGGCCATCACTAGACAGATGCAGAAGCCTGCCTCCAAAAACTCCCAGCTGACAGAATCAGGGAAGCACATCAGTGTCTGAAAGAAGTTAGCTCAGGGCACATAGTTCAAAATGAACCTGGCCTTGGCTCAAGCTTCAGTAACCCAgaagaaaattgaagaaaatatgaGGCcgttttttttctccatttgtcaaagcagaagacaaagatATGAATAGCAATGAGCTTTATAGTTGCACCTTCTTGCCAGGAAATGTCATCTCCTTACTATCAATTTTGTTATTATAATCCATGCACTTATTAGCAGTTTGTAAAACTTACTCCCTGACTCTGGAGGCAAAAATGGAGCTAATACAGAAATACCAGCAGAACACAAGCAGCTTGTtctctccaaaagaaaaatgcagagcacACATCAAGCATTGCTGTTGTCTTTATTTAGCTCTTAGCTTCAAGGATCTTCTCTTAAATTAATGCCTTAATGTTTGATAGTTGGAGCTACACTGCAACAGCGATTGGTTCCCTGTGCACTACAACATTTACACTCCTTGAGGACAACGCAGCTGGATATACTGTTTTTACATTCCTAGGCATAGATATAAAGCTTGCACAGCTTATCTGTGCAATCATAGAACCACAGAATCAtgtagtttggaaaagacctttaagatcagAGTCCAACCGCAAATGATGACCAAAGGTGATAAGAGAATGAGTCCAAAACCCAACTATCACAAAATCggcttcttttgaaaaaaaaaaaaaaaaaaaaaaagaaagaaaaaaaaaaaaagattaaaaccacATAAATTTGACAacattgaaaagcaaaacctgcTACTTATGTGTCCATACAAAATAAACTATTCCACAACATCCTGAAATACTTCGATAATTGTCAAAGCACAATCACATTAGAGGGCGGAATGGATATAATCTGATAGATTACCAAATGTTACTGTCCAGCAGTCTCTTTTGCTCTCCCCATGTACAGGTTCCATATTAGCGACAGGAGTATCTTTCTGTCTCGGGTCCCATACTTTCACAGTTCCTGTGAAAGAAGGACAATGGATTTTGTATTACGGATATACTGTCACGTTGCGTTCATCTTCCCAGGGAAGGCCTTTGCTTTTCAGCCTGATATTCAAAACACAGGAGCATCTCTTTCAATTCCAGAAAGCCAGACTGTATTTAgtgggtagaaaaaaaaaaaacaaaaaaaaccaaaccaccagaAATAAAGTGAAAGTATTTGTCAAGGATGTATTTTCTCTAGctgatattttgcatttatgctGCTTTGTATTCCTTCTGTCCCATGCTCAGTGAGAACAGTATCTTTTGCTTATCTGCAGCTTCTAAAAGAATTAGAGAAAATTTGTTCCAAGCAAGGTTCAAAAGACAGCATACGAAGAACTAGTTGCAACAGATTCGTAACTAGTTCAGATGGCAGACTACGCCCTGCCATCAAAGCTTGCAGACTACTTTCTCAGAGTAACTGAAAAGACTTTCAAAGTTCACTAACTCACCATCTCGACTGCCAGTCACAATTTCTGGTGCACCTTCCCCAATT
Proteins encoded in this window:
- the DNAAF10 gene encoding WD repeat-containing protein 92 isoform X1, whose translation is MAGRKTRRKPRRGIEKAKPIKCGTFGATSLQQRYLATGDFGGNLNIWNLEVPEIPVYSVKGHKEIINSIDGVGGLGIGEGAPEIVTGSRDGTVKVWDPRQKDTPVANMEPVHGESKRDCWTVTFEADFVIVGFWTHSLITFGHHLRLDSDLKGNAYNQEERVVCAGYDNGDIKLFDLKTMSLRWETNIKNGVCSLEFDRKDVNMNKLVATSLEGKFHVFDMRTQHPTKGFASVSEKAQKSTIWQVRHLPQNRDIFMTSGGAGSLHLWKYEYPAQRSKKDSEGAEMGVAGSVSLLQNVTLSTQPISSLDWSPDKKGLCVCGAFDQTVRVLIVTKLNKV
- the DNAAF10 gene encoding WD repeat-containing protein 92 isoform X3 is translated as MEPVHGESKRDCWTVTFGNAYNQEERVVCAGYDNGDIKLFDLKTMSLRWETNIKNGVCSLEFDRKDVNMNKLVATSLEGKFHVFDMRTQHPTKGFASVSEKAQKSTIWQVRHLPQNRDIFMTSGGAGSLHLWKYEYPAQRSKKDSEGAEMGVAGSVSLLQNVTLSTQPISSLDWSPDKKGLCVCGAFDQTVRVLIVTKLNKV
- the DNAAF10 gene encoding WD repeat-containing protein 92 isoform X2 — its product is MAGRKTRRKPRRGIEKAKPIKCGTFGATSLQQRYLATGDFGGNLNIWNLEVPEIPVYSVKGHKEIINSIDGVGGLGIGEGAPEIVTGSRDGTVKVWDPRQKDTPVANMEPVHGESKRDCWTVTFGNAYNQEERVVCAGYDNGDIKLFDLKTMSLRWETNIKNGVCSLEFDRKDVNMNKLVATSLEGKFHVFDMRTQHPTKGFASVSEKAQKSTIWQVRHLPQNRDIFMTSGGAGSLHLWKYEYPAQRSKKDSEGAEMGVAGSVSLLQNVTLSTQPISSLDWSPDKKGLCVCGAFDQTVRVLIVTKLNKV
- the DNAAF10 gene encoding WD repeat-containing protein 92 isoform X4: MEPVHGESKRDCWTVTFEADFVIVGFWTHSLITFGHHLRLDSDLKGNAYNQEERVVCAGYDNGDIKLFDLKTMSLRWETNIKNGVCSLEFDRKDVNMNKLVATSLEGKFHVFDMRTQHPTKGFASVSEKAQKSTIWQVRHLPQNRDIFMTSGGAGSLHLWKYEYPAQRSKKDSEGAEMGVAGSVSLLQNVTLSTQPISSLDWSPDKKGLCVCGAFDQTVRVLIVTKLNKV